Proteins encoded together in one Deinococcus hopiensis KR-140 window:
- a CDS encoding Crp/Fnr family transcriptional regulator: MTLHTATPALNDPHRRPLRRGDTLYYAGDTAPSLYRLESGLLRAVRLTPQGRTLTVRHIHPGDVFGEESLHGTARGHQVVALTDAAVTALHPQHLSGNELWEVTRSLSTQLQRVMTDGVHIQDGELRERIARYLLHLADSSLGGRHGDGTRFVRATHELIAEGTGATRESVSKLIGEMRDDGLLTPAYRCLTLTDEASLRVLSGYHGE; the protein is encoded by the coding sequence ATGACCCTGCACACCGCCACGCCTGCCCTGAACGATCCGCACCGCCGTCCCCTGCGCCGGGGGGACACACTGTACTACGCGGGTGATACCGCGCCGAGCCTCTACCGACTGGAAAGTGGTCTCCTGCGCGCGGTGCGCCTGACGCCGCAGGGCCGCACCCTGACGGTGCGCCACATTCATCCGGGGGACGTGTTTGGCGAGGAGAGCCTGCACGGCACCGCACGTGGGCACCAGGTGGTGGCGCTCACCGACGCGGCCGTGACGGCCCTGCACCCGCAGCACCTCAGTGGCAATGAGCTGTGGGAGGTCACGCGCAGCCTCAGCACCCAGCTGCAGCGCGTGATGACCGACGGCGTGCATATCCAGGACGGCGAACTGCGCGAACGCATCGCCCGCTACCTCCTGCACCTGGCGGACAGCAGTCTGGGTGGACGGCACGGTGACGGCACCCGCTTTGTGCGCGCGACCCACGAGTTGATCGCCGAGGGTACCGGGGCCACCCGCGAGAGCGTCAGTAAACTGATCGGCGAGATGCGCGACGACGGCCTGCTGACCCCCGCCTACCGCTGCCTGACCCTGACGGATGAGGCCAGCCTGCGGGTGCTGAGCGGCTACCACGGGGAATAG
- a CDS encoding DNA double-strand break repair nuclease NurA, which translates to MPPMRIRLDPWPVDIEGGQLSLQRFDGELIDLETPRWAAIPPRPLPPRLHTVHVVDGKRRMESRVFVEDERGGSGIGGFGAYVVGAVNLCPHGSRPATLTDVKARRLLAHAPDLRVDPYRLSPRDPHTGRLEYQPIRADSADPLAPLHKLQSVMLQEEQELSHGLASAVPFDEMDTREALTALTLQDGPLRRRSNLGGAVVGYVKTMQTQYLPPDRVGLLSELKPGERTPIMHLTSQTGKTTRFIWYVRLCEAAFYQHPMSGVMRLEMYAPEEPDFLPPIVREVAGLSGTLLCRLASQAHKDPRAPQNLIPTAALEQAMTRAMGSADLVSRRLRAHIARELGVAS; encoded by the coding sequence ATGCCTCCCATGCGGATTCGTCTGGACCCCTGGCCCGTGGATATCGAGGGCGGGCAACTCAGCTTGCAGAGGTTCGACGGTGAACTGATCGATCTGGAAACGCCGCGCTGGGCGGCCATTCCACCCCGGCCTCTGCCCCCGCGGCTGCACACGGTGCATGTGGTGGACGGCAAGCGGCGCATGGAGTCGCGGGTGTTTGTGGAGGACGAGCGGGGTGGCTCGGGCATCGGCGGCTTCGGGGCTTACGTGGTGGGCGCGGTAAACCTCTGCCCGCACGGCTCGCGCCCGGCAACGCTGACGGACGTGAAGGCGCGGCGCCTGCTTGCGCACGCGCCGGACCTGCGCGTTGACCCCTACCGCCTCTCCCCGCGTGATCCGCATACGGGACGGCTGGAGTATCAACCCATCCGTGCCGACAGCGCCGATCCGCTCGCGCCGCTGCACAAGTTGCAGAGCGTGATGCTGCAAGAGGAGCAGGAACTCTCGCATGGGCTCGCCTCCGCTGTGCCGTTCGACGAGATGGACACCCGCGAAGCGCTGACGGCGCTGACGCTTCAAGACGGCCCCCTGCGGCGCAGAAGCAATCTGGGCGGTGCAGTCGTGGGTTACGTGAAGACGATGCAGACCCAGTACCTGCCGCCCGACCGCGTGGGCCTGCTCTCGGAGCTGAAGCCCGGCGAGCGGACGCCGATCATGCACCTGACCTCCCAGACGGGCAAGACCACGCGCTTTATCTGGTACGTGCGGCTGTGCGAGGCCGCCTTTTATCAGCACCCCATGTCCGGCGTGATGCGGCTGGAGATGTACGCGCCCGAGGAGCCCGACTTTCTGCCGCCTATCGTGCGCGAGGTGGCGGGCTTGAGTGGCACGCTGCTCTGCCGCCTGGCGAGCCAGGCCCACAAGGACCCCCGCGCTCCCCAGAACCTGATTCCCACCGCTGCGCTGGAGCAGGCCATGACCCGCGCGATGGGCAGCGCGGACCTGGTAAGTCGCCGCCTGCGCGCCCACATCGCCCGCGAACTGGGCGTGGCCTCTTGA
- a CDS encoding ATP-binding protein: protein MVLGTEDATPVTFWFAVSPGASVQMDDLITVQTRKPDGSLVHFYGTVDHVRTRHEGVSFDSDVADVVAGLLPASVSYAARVLVTRVDPEDFIPPQPGDEVRHARGEDLRLALSADKMDYSFPGGLLADGQVLPLNYQFVNGESGGHINISGISGVATKTSYALFLLHSIFRSSLLQDRNEGHNTRAVIFNVKGEDLLFLDQPNRRVSEKEGVVQGRKGWVEGRYARLGLPVEPFRDVQFLAPPKGGPGDVIVPDVEQRGEGVTPFVFSLREFCQRRMLPYVFPDGSSSLNLGFVIGNIEEKLARLAASDDAPYLTVEDWQPETEALLSEDVRFDELGATRLQTFSQLISYLEYKLLEQNDGEGDPKWVLKQNQGTLRAFVRRLRGVQKHLAPLIRGDLTPAQAARFRPDLLQPGIQTSVVDIHKLGSHAQGFVVGVLLRDLFEHKERFGRQDTVFVVLDELNKYAPREGDSPIKDVLLDIAERGRSLGIILIGAQQTASEVERRIVSNAAIRVVGRLDLAEAERPEYRFLPQSFRARAGILQPGTMLVSQPDVPNPVLVNYPFPAWATRRDEVGEALGRAVEDVGSDWLGL from the coding sequence ATGGTGCTGGGCACAGAGGACGCCACGCCCGTCACCTTCTGGTTCGCCGTTTCGCCCGGCGCGAGCGTGCAGATGGACGACCTCATCACCGTGCAGACGCGTAAGCCGGACGGCAGCCTGGTTCATTTCTACGGCACGGTAGACCATGTGCGGACCCGGCACGAGGGCGTCTCCTTCGACAGCGACGTGGCCGATGTGGTGGCGGGATTGTTACCGGCGTCGGTCAGTTACGCGGCGCGCGTTCTCGTCACGCGGGTGGACCCGGAGGACTTCATTCCCCCCCAGCCCGGCGACGAGGTGCGGCACGCCCGGGGTGAGGACCTGCGGCTGGCCCTCAGCGCCGACAAGATGGACTATTCCTTTCCGGGAGGGCTCCTCGCCGACGGTCAGGTGCTGCCCCTGAACTACCAGTTCGTGAACGGCGAGAGTGGCGGCCACATCAATATCAGCGGCATCTCCGGCGTAGCGACGAAGACGAGTTACGCCCTGTTCCTGCTGCATTCCATCTTCCGCAGTTCGCTGCTGCAAGACCGCAACGAGGGCCACAACACCCGGGCGGTGATCTTCAACGTCAAGGGTGAGGACCTGCTGTTTCTGGACCAGCCCAACCGCCGCGTATCCGAGAAAGAAGGTGTGGTGCAGGGCCGCAAGGGCTGGGTGGAGGGACGCTACGCCCGCCTGGGTCTGCCCGTCGAGCCGTTCCGGGACGTGCAGTTCCTTGCCCCTCCGAAGGGCGGCCCCGGTGACGTGATCGTGCCCGATGTAGAGCAGCGCGGTGAGGGCGTCACGCCGTTTGTCTTTTCCCTGCGCGAGTTCTGTCAGCGCCGGATGCTGCCCTACGTTTTTCCCGACGGCAGCAGCAGCCTCAACCTCGGCTTCGTGATCGGCAACATCGAGGAGAAGCTGGCGCGGCTGGCGGCGAGCGACGACGCGCCGTACCTCACGGTGGAGGACTGGCAGCCGGAGACGGAAGCGCTGCTCTCGGAGGACGTGCGGTTCGACGAACTGGGCGCGACGCGGCTCCAGACCTTCTCGCAGTTGATCTCCTACCTCGAGTACAAACTGCTGGAGCAAAACGACGGCGAGGGCGATCCCAAGTGGGTGCTGAAGCAGAACCAGGGAACGCTGCGGGCCTTTGTGCGCCGCTTGAGAGGCGTGCAAAAGCACCTCGCGCCCCTGATTCGCGGGGACCTCACGCCCGCGCAGGCGGCCCGTTTTCGACCGGACCTGCTGCAACCGGGCATCCAGACGAGCGTGGTGGATATCCACAAACTCGGCTCCCACGCGCAGGGCTTCGTGGTGGGCGTGCTGCTGCGGGACCTCTTCGAGCACAAGGAGCGGTTTGGGCGGCAGGACACCGTGTTCGTGGTGCTTGACGAGCTGAACAAGTACGCGCCGCGCGAGGGCGACAGTCCCATCAAGGACGTGCTGCTCGATATTGCCGAGCGAGGACGTTCCCTGGGAATTATCCTGATTGGCGCGCAGCAGACCGCCAGCGAGGTGGAGCGCCGCATCGTGTCCAACGCGGCCATTCGCGTCGTCGGGCGGTTGGACCTCGCGGAGGCCGAGCGGCCCGAGTACCGCTTTCTGCCGCAGAGCTTCCGGGCCCGCGCGGGCATCCTGCAACCCGGCACCATGCTGGTGTCGCAGCCCGACGTGCCCAATCCGGTGCTCGTCAATTATCCCTTTCCCGCCTGGGCCACCCGGCGCGACGAGGTGGGCGAGGCCCTGGGCCGGGCGGTGGAGGACGTGGGGAGCGACTGGCTGGGGCTCTGA
- a CDS encoding ion transporter: MRPSAPTFQARLYTFLDPGDGAGPGERAFNTLLVLLILLNVTVTVLSTVPEVLALYRHEMRLFELFSGLVFTLEYLARLYVVPLRPGFTPRQQGHLRYALSPLPLIDLLVIVVLLTPGTTALASLRGLRLLKLLSLLRLGHYSNSLLLIGRVIQQRAGELISTGLIVLVLVFIAASLLYQVESGAGTKGFESIPHALWWAVVTLTTTGYGDVYPATPLGKVLAGTIMLFGVGMVALPAGMIASGFAEELARLRQLAAPTAFPQERGDPAHCPHCGGELSPPGSISAHRESRAPWPPENTSS; encoded by the coding sequence GTGCGTCCTTCCGCCCCGACCTTTCAGGCCCGGCTCTACACCTTTCTCGACCCGGGCGACGGCGCCGGGCCCGGTGAGCGCGCCTTCAATACCCTGCTCGTCCTGCTGATTCTGCTCAACGTTACCGTGACAGTGCTCTCCACCGTACCGGAGGTCTTGGCGCTGTACCGGCACGAGATGCGCCTGTTTGAGTTGTTCAGCGGCCTGGTGTTCACGCTCGAATACCTCGCCCGGCTGTATGTGGTGCCGCTGCGCCCGGGCTTTACGCCGCGTCAGCAGGGGCACCTGCGCTACGCCCTCTCCCCGCTGCCGCTCATCGACCTGCTGGTGATCGTGGTGCTGCTAACCCCGGGCACGACGGCGCTGGCGAGCCTCCGGGGACTGCGGCTGCTCAAGCTGCTCTCGCTGCTGCGGCTGGGCCATTACTCCAACTCGCTGCTGCTGATCGGGCGGGTGATTCAGCAGCGGGCCGGGGAACTGATCAGCACCGGGCTGATTGTGCTGGTGCTCGTGTTTATCGCCGCCAGCTTGCTCTACCAGGTCGAGTCGGGGGCAGGGACCAAGGGCTTCGAGAGCATTCCCCATGCCCTGTGGTGGGCGGTGGTGACCCTGACCACCACCGGCTACGGCGACGTGTATCCGGCCACCCCTCTGGGCAAGGTCTTGGCGGGCACCATTATGCTGTTTGGCGTTGGCATGGTGGCGCTTCCGGCAGGCATGATCGCCAGCGGGTTCGCCGAGGAGCTCGCCCGGCTGAGGCAACTGGCCGCACCGACCGCTTTCCCACAAGAACGGGGGGACCCGGCCCACTGCCCGCATTGCGGCGGAGAGCTGTCTCCACCAGGGTCTATTTCGGCGCACAGGGAAAGCCGAGCACCTTGGCCTCCTGAAAACACCTCTTCGTAA
- a CDS encoding glutathionylspermidine synthase family protein, which translates to MTPRPGWEKRLRDVGMTWYAPTPEHPVPYWGEDVAYVFTPGEVEKLRRDSQDLTNMVLEATGAAIEGGRLNELGIPTFLRAAVRDSWERDDPTVYMRLDLAYDGQGHARLLEVNAQTPTSLIEAAVCQWQWLEDQQEAGELPGHGTQWNTIHEGLSEQWTHLFAKCGVREAHFSAGHSEEDIATVTYLRDLAQAAGVRGSFLMADEIGTSPEFPHLLDTWSLSIRHLMWLWPFEYAWESRDAAFLATTETRLIEPLWKAVTGSKGLLAHLHERYPDSGLVLPASLTPGRLGERVVRKPLYSREGQNVTLPGEVPTPGAYGDLPMVEQAYTELPTFEAADGPRYPVLGVWVAGDEVCGLGIREGRGRVTDNRATFAPHVVLPASHLEKSGVGK; encoded by the coding sequence TTGACGCCACGTCCCGGCTGGGAAAAGCGGCTGCGAGACGTGGGCATGACCTGGTACGCGCCCACCCCCGAACACCCCGTGCCCTACTGGGGCGAGGACGTGGCCTACGTGTTCACCCCCGGCGAGGTTGAGAAGCTGCGCCGCGACAGCCAGGACCTGACGAACATGGTGCTGGAAGCGACGGGCGCCGCCATCGAGGGCGGGCGACTGAATGAGCTGGGCATCCCCACCTTTCTCCGCGCGGCGGTGCGCGACTCCTGGGAGCGCGACGATCCCACCGTCTATATGCGCCTGGACCTCGCCTATGACGGCCAGGGCCACGCGCGGCTGCTGGAGGTGAACGCCCAGACCCCCACCTCCCTGATTGAGGCGGCGGTCTGTCAGTGGCAGTGGTTGGAGGACCAGCAGGAGGCGGGCGAACTGCCGGGGCACGGGACGCAGTGGAACACCATTCATGAGGGCCTGAGCGAGCAGTGGACGCACCTCTTTGCCAAGTGTGGCGTGCGCGAAGCCCACTTCAGCGCCGGGCACAGTGAGGAGGACATCGCCACGGTGACCTACCTGCGCGACCTGGCGCAGGCGGCGGGGGTACGCGGCAGCTTCCTGATGGCGGACGAGATCGGCACCAGCCCCGAGTTTCCCCACCTGCTCGACACCTGGAGCCTGTCCATTCGGCACCTGATGTGGCTGTGGCCCTTCGAGTACGCCTGGGAATCCAGGGATGCCGCCTTCCTCGCCACCACCGAGACGCGCTTGATCGAACCGCTGTGGAAGGCGGTCACGGGCAGCAAGGGGCTGCTCGCCCACCTACACGAGCGCTACCCCGACTCGGGGTTGGTCCTGCCCGCCTCACTGACGCCCGGGCGGTTGGGCGAGCGGGTGGTCCGCAAGCCGCTGTACTCGCGCGAGGGCCAGAACGTAACGCTGCCGGGCGAGGTTCCCACACCGGGGGCCTACGGTGACCTGCCCATGGTGGAGCAGGCGTATACCGAACTGCCTACCTTTGAGGCGGCGGACGGCCCCCGGTATCCGGTGCTGGGCGTGTGGGTGGCGGGCGACGAGGTGTGCGGCCTGGGTATCCGGGAGGGGCGGGGCCGCGTGACGGACAACCGGGCCACCTTCGCGCCGCACGTGGTGTTGCCTGCCTCCCACCTGGAAAAGTCCGGTGTGGGAAAGTAA